From a single Theropithecus gelada isolate Dixy chromosome 10, Tgel_1.0, whole genome shotgun sequence genomic region:
- the PLTP gene encoding phospholipid transfer protein isoform X8 yields the protein MALFGALFLALLAGAHAEFPGCKIRVTSKALELVKQEGLRFLEQELETITIPDLRGKEGHFYYNISEKVYDFLSTFITSGMRFLLNQQICPVLYHAGTVLLNALLDTVPVRSSVDELVGIDYSLMKDPVASTSNLDMDFRGAFFPLTERNWSLPNRAVEPQLQEEERMVYVAFSEFFFDSAMESYFRAGALQLSLVGDKVPHDLDILLRATYFGSIVLLSPAVIDSPLKLELRVLAPPRCTIKPSGTTVSVTASVTIALVPPDKPEVQLSSMTMDARLSAKMALRGKALRTQLDLRRFRIYSNHSALESLALIPLQAPLKTMLQIGVMPMLNERTWRGVQIPLPEGINFVREVVTNHAGFLTIGADLHFAKGLREVIEKNRPADIGASTAPPPSTAAV from the exons ATGGCCCTCTTCGGGGCTCTCTTCCTGGCGCTGCTGGCAGGCGCTCACGCAGAGTTCCCAGGCTGCAAGATCCGCGTCACCTCCAAGGCGCTGGAGCTGG TGAAGCAAGAGGGACTGCGCTTTCTGGAACAAGAGCTGGAGACCATCACCATTCCGGACCTGCGGGGCAAAGAAGGCCACTTCTACTACAACATCTCTGA GAAGGTGTATGATTTTCTCTCCACGTTCATCACCTCAGGGATGCGCTTCCTCCTCAACCAGCAG ATCTGCCCCGTACTCTACCACGCAGGGACGGTCTTGCTCAACGCCCTCCTGGACACCGTGCCTG TGCGCAGTTCTGTGGACGAGCTTGTTGGCATTGACTATTCCCTCATGAAGGATCCTGTGGCTTCCACCAGCAACCTGGACATGGACTTCCGG GGGGCCTTCTTCCCCCTGACCGAGAGGAACTGGAGCCTCCCCAACCGGGCGGTGGAGCCCCAGCTGCAGGAGGAGGAGCGGATGGTGTATGTGGCCTTCTCTGAGTTCTTCTTCGATTCTGCCATGGAGAGCTACTTCCGGGCGGGGGCGCTGCAACTGTCGCTGGTGGGGGACAAG GTGCCCCATGACCTGGACATACTGCTGAGGGCCACCTACTTTGGGAGCATTGTCCTGCTG AGCCCAGCAGTGATTGACTCCCCACTGAAGCTGGAGCTGCGGGTCCTGGCCCCACCACGCTGCACCATCAAGCCCTCTGGCACCACCGTCTCTGTCACTGCTAGCGTCACCATCGCCCTGGTCCCACCCGACAAGCCTGAGGTCCAGCTGTCCAGCATGACTATG GACGCCCGTCTCAGCGCCAAGATGGCTCTCCGGGGGAAGGCCCTGCGCACACAGCTGGACCTGCGCAG GTTCCGAATCTATTCCAACCATTCTGCACTGGAGTCGCTGGCT CTGATCCCCTTACAGGCCCCTCTGAAGACCATGTTGCAGATCGGGGTGATGCCCATGCTCAACG AGCGGACCTGGCGTGGGGTGCAGATCCCACTACCTGAGGGCATCAACTTTGTGCGTGAAGTGGTGACGAACCATGCG GGCTTCCTCACCATCGGGGCTGATCTCCACTTTGCCAAAGGGCTGCGAGAGGTGATTGAGAAGAACCGGCCTGCCGACATCGGGGCGTCCACTGCCCCCCCACCCTCCACAGCTGCTGTGTGA
- the PLTP gene encoding phospholipid transfer protein isoform X3, which yields MALFGALFLALLAGAHAEFPGCKIRVTSKALELVKQEGLRFLEQELETITIPDLRGKEGHFYYNISEVKVTELQLTSSELDFQPQQELMLQITNASLGLRFRRQLLYWFFYDGGYINASAEGVSIRTGLELSRDPAGRMKVSNVSCQASVSRMHVAFGGTFKKVYDFLSTFITSGMRFLLNQQICPVLYHAGTVLLNALLDTVPVRSSVDELVGIDYSLMKDPVASTSNLDMDFRGAFFPLTERNWSLPNRAVEPQLQEEERMVYVAFSEFFFDSAMESYFRAGALQLSLVGDKVPHDLDILLRATYFGSIVLLSPAVIDSPLKLELRVLAPPRCTIKPSGTTVSVTASVTIALVPPDKPEVQLSSMTMDARLSAKMALRGKALRTQLDLRRFRIYSNHSALESLALIPLQAPLKTMLQIGVMPMLNERTWRGVQIPLPEGINFVREVVTNHAGFLTIGADLHFAKGLREVIEKNRPADIGASTAPPPSTAAV from the exons ATGGCCCTCTTCGGGGCTCTCTTCCTGGCGCTGCTGGCAGGCGCTCACGCAGAGTTCCCAGGCTGCAAGATCCGCGTCACCTCCAAGGCGCTGGAGCTGG TGAAGCAAGAGGGACTGCGCTTTCTGGAACAAGAGCTGGAGACCATCACCATTCCGGACCTGCGGGGCAAAGAAGGCCACTTCTACTACAACATCTCTGA GGTGAAGGTCACAGAGCTGCAGCTGACATCTTCCGAGCTCGATTTCCAGCCACAGCAGGAGCTGATGCTACAAATCACCAACGCCTCCTTGGGGCTGCGCTTCCGGAGACAGCTGCTCTACTGGTTCTT CTATGATGGTGGCTACATCAACGCCTCAGCTGAGGGTGTGTCCATCCGCACTGGTCTGGAGCTCTCCCGGGATCCTGCTGGACGGATGAAAGTGTCCAATGTCTCCTGCCAGGCCTCTGTCTCCAGAATGCACGTGGCCTTCGGGGGAACCTTCAA GAAGGTGTATGATTTTCTCTCCACGTTCATCACCTCAGGGATGCGCTTCCTCCTCAACCAGCAG ATCTGCCCCGTACTCTACCACGCAGGGACGGTCTTGCTCAACGCCCTCCTGGACACCGTGCCTG TGCGCAGTTCTGTGGACGAGCTTGTTGGCATTGACTATTCCCTCATGAAGGATCCTGTGGCTTCCACCAGCAACCTGGACATGGACTTCCGG GGGGCCTTCTTCCCCCTGACCGAGAGGAACTGGAGCCTCCCCAACCGGGCGGTGGAGCCCCAGCTGCAGGAGGAGGAGCGGATGGTGTATGTGGCCTTCTCTGAGTTCTTCTTCGATTCTGCCATGGAGAGCTACTTCCGGGCGGGGGCGCTGCAACTGTCGCTGGTGGGGGACAAG GTGCCCCATGACCTGGACATACTGCTGAGGGCCACCTACTTTGGGAGCATTGTCCTGCTG AGCCCAGCAGTGATTGACTCCCCACTGAAGCTGGAGCTGCGGGTCCTGGCCCCACCACGCTGCACCATCAAGCCCTCTGGCACCACCGTCTCTGTCACTGCTAGCGTCACCATCGCCCTGGTCCCACCCGACAAGCCTGAGGTCCAGCTGTCCAGCATGACTATG GACGCCCGTCTCAGCGCCAAGATGGCTCTCCGGGGGAAGGCCCTGCGCACACAGCTGGACCTGCGCAG GTTCCGAATCTATTCCAACCATTCTGCACTGGAGTCGCTGGCT CTGATCCCCTTACAGGCCCCTCTGAAGACCATGTTGCAGATCGGGGTGATGCCCATGCTCAACG AGCGGACCTGGCGTGGGGTGCAGATCCCACTACCTGAGGGCATCAACTTTGTGCGTGAAGTGGTGACGAACCATGCG GGCTTCCTCACCATCGGGGCTGATCTCCACTTTGCCAAAGGGCTGCGAGAGGTGATTGAGAAGAACCGGCCTGCCGACATCGGGGCGTCCACTGCCCCCCCACCCTCCACAGCTGCTGTGTGA
- the PLTP gene encoding phospholipid transfer protein isoform X2 yields the protein MGLSGSDNSCDPTPPPGPLAMALFGALFLALLAGAHAEFPGCKIRVTSKALELVKQEGLRFLEQELETITIPDLRGKEGHFYYNISEVKVTELQLTSSELDFQPQQELMLQITNASLGLRFRRQLLYWFFYDGGYINASAEGVSIRTGLELSRDPAGRMKVSNVSCQASVSRMHVAFGGTFKKVYDFLSTFITSGMRFLLNQQICPVLYHAGTVLLNALLDTVPVRSSVDELVGIDYSLMKDPVASTSNLDMDFRGAFFPLTERNWSLPNRAVEPQLQEEERMVYVAFSEFFFDSAMESYFRAGALQLSLVGDKVPHDLDILLRATYFGSIVLLSPAVIDSPLKLELRVLAPPRCTIKPSGTTVSVTASVTIALVPPDKPEVQLSSMTMDARLSAKMALRGKALRTQLDLRRFRIYSNHSALESLAAPLKTMLQIGVMPMLNERTWRGVQIPLPEGINFVREVVTNHAGFLTIGADLHFAKGLREVIEKNRPADIGASTAPPPSTAAV from the exons ATGGGTTTAAGCGGCTCAGACAACTCCTGcgaccccaccccacccccaggcccgCTCGCCATGGCCCTCTTCGGGGCTCTCTTCCTGGCGCTGCTGGCAGGCGCTCACGCAGAGTTCCCAGGCTGCAAGATCCGCGTCACCTCCAAGGCGCTGGAGCTGG TGAAGCAAGAGGGACTGCGCTTTCTGGAACAAGAGCTGGAGACCATCACCATTCCGGACCTGCGGGGCAAAGAAGGCCACTTCTACTACAACATCTCTGA GGTGAAGGTCACAGAGCTGCAGCTGACATCTTCCGAGCTCGATTTCCAGCCACAGCAGGAGCTGATGCTACAAATCACCAACGCCTCCTTGGGGCTGCGCTTCCGGAGACAGCTGCTCTACTGGTTCTT CTATGATGGTGGCTACATCAACGCCTCAGCTGAGGGTGTGTCCATCCGCACTGGTCTGGAGCTCTCCCGGGATCCTGCTGGACGGATGAAAGTGTCCAATGTCTCCTGCCAGGCCTCTGTCTCCAGAATGCACGTGGCCTTCGGGGGAACCTTCAA GAAGGTGTATGATTTTCTCTCCACGTTCATCACCTCAGGGATGCGCTTCCTCCTCAACCAGCAG ATCTGCCCCGTACTCTACCACGCAGGGACGGTCTTGCTCAACGCCCTCCTGGACACCGTGCCTG TGCGCAGTTCTGTGGACGAGCTTGTTGGCATTGACTATTCCCTCATGAAGGATCCTGTGGCTTCCACCAGCAACCTGGACATGGACTTCCGG GGGGCCTTCTTCCCCCTGACCGAGAGGAACTGGAGCCTCCCCAACCGGGCGGTGGAGCCCCAGCTGCAGGAGGAGGAGCGGATGGTGTATGTGGCCTTCTCTGAGTTCTTCTTCGATTCTGCCATGGAGAGCTACTTCCGGGCGGGGGCGCTGCAACTGTCGCTGGTGGGGGACAAG GTGCCCCATGACCTGGACATACTGCTGAGGGCCACCTACTTTGGGAGCATTGTCCTGCTG AGCCCAGCAGTGATTGACTCCCCACTGAAGCTGGAGCTGCGGGTCCTGGCCCCACCACGCTGCACCATCAAGCCCTCTGGCACCACCGTCTCTGTCACTGCTAGCGTCACCATCGCCCTGGTCCCACCCGACAAGCCTGAGGTCCAGCTGTCCAGCATGACTATG GACGCCCGTCTCAGCGCCAAGATGGCTCTCCGGGGGAAGGCCCTGCGCACACAGCTGGACCTGCGCAG GTTCCGAATCTATTCCAACCATTCTGCACTGGAGTCGCTGGCT GCCCCTCTGAAGACCATGTTGCAGATCGGGGTGATGCCCATGCTCAACG AGCGGACCTGGCGTGGGGTGCAGATCCCACTACCTGAGGGCATCAACTTTGTGCGTGAAGTGGTGACGAACCATGCG GGCTTCCTCACCATCGGGGCTGATCTCCACTTTGCCAAAGGGCTGCGAGAGGTGATTGAGAAGAACCGGCCTGCCGACATCGGGGCGTCCACTGCCCCCCCACCCTCCACAGCTGCTGTGTGA
- the PLTP gene encoding phospholipid transfer protein isoform X6: MGLSGSDNSCDPTPPPGPLAMALFGALFLALLAGAHAEFPGCKIRVTSKALELVKQEGLRFLEQELETITIPDLRGKEGHFYYNISEKVYDFLSTFITSGMRFLLNQQICPVLYHAGTVLLNALLDTVPVRSSVDELVGIDYSLMKDPVASTSNLDMDFRGAFFPLTERNWSLPNRAVEPQLQEEERMVYVAFSEFFFDSAMESYFRAGALQLSLVGDKVPHDLDILLRATYFGSIVLLSPAVIDSPLKLELRVLAPPRCTIKPSGTTVSVTASVTIALVPPDKPEVQLSSMTMDARLSAKMALRGKALRTQLDLRRFRIYSNHSALESLALIPLQAPLKTMLQIGVMPMLNERTWRGVQIPLPEGINFVREVVTNHAGFLTIGADLHFAKGLREVIEKNRPADIGASTAPPPSTAAV, translated from the exons ATGGGTTTAAGCGGCTCAGACAACTCCTGcgaccccaccccacccccaggcccgCTCGCCATGGCCCTCTTCGGGGCTCTCTTCCTGGCGCTGCTGGCAGGCGCTCACGCAGAGTTCCCAGGCTGCAAGATCCGCGTCACCTCCAAGGCGCTGGAGCTGG TGAAGCAAGAGGGACTGCGCTTTCTGGAACAAGAGCTGGAGACCATCACCATTCCGGACCTGCGGGGCAAAGAAGGCCACTTCTACTACAACATCTCTGA GAAGGTGTATGATTTTCTCTCCACGTTCATCACCTCAGGGATGCGCTTCCTCCTCAACCAGCAG ATCTGCCCCGTACTCTACCACGCAGGGACGGTCTTGCTCAACGCCCTCCTGGACACCGTGCCTG TGCGCAGTTCTGTGGACGAGCTTGTTGGCATTGACTATTCCCTCATGAAGGATCCTGTGGCTTCCACCAGCAACCTGGACATGGACTTCCGG GGGGCCTTCTTCCCCCTGACCGAGAGGAACTGGAGCCTCCCCAACCGGGCGGTGGAGCCCCAGCTGCAGGAGGAGGAGCGGATGGTGTATGTGGCCTTCTCTGAGTTCTTCTTCGATTCTGCCATGGAGAGCTACTTCCGGGCGGGGGCGCTGCAACTGTCGCTGGTGGGGGACAAG GTGCCCCATGACCTGGACATACTGCTGAGGGCCACCTACTTTGGGAGCATTGTCCTGCTG AGCCCAGCAGTGATTGACTCCCCACTGAAGCTGGAGCTGCGGGTCCTGGCCCCACCACGCTGCACCATCAAGCCCTCTGGCACCACCGTCTCTGTCACTGCTAGCGTCACCATCGCCCTGGTCCCACCCGACAAGCCTGAGGTCCAGCTGTCCAGCATGACTATG GACGCCCGTCTCAGCGCCAAGATGGCTCTCCGGGGGAAGGCCCTGCGCACACAGCTGGACCTGCGCAG GTTCCGAATCTATTCCAACCATTCTGCACTGGAGTCGCTGGCT CTGATCCCCTTACAGGCCCCTCTGAAGACCATGTTGCAGATCGGGGTGATGCCCATGCTCAACG AGCGGACCTGGCGTGGGGTGCAGATCCCACTACCTGAGGGCATCAACTTTGTGCGTGAAGTGGTGACGAACCATGCG GGCTTCCTCACCATCGGGGCTGATCTCCACTTTGCCAAAGGGCTGCGAGAGGTGATTGAGAAGAACCGGCCTGCCGACATCGGGGCGTCCACTGCCCCCCCACCCTCCACAGCTGCTGTGTGA
- the PLTP gene encoding phospholipid transfer protein isoform X5 — protein sequence MALFGALFLALLAGAHAEFPGCKIRVTSKALELVKQEGLRFLEQELETITIPDLRGKEGHFYYNISEVKVTELQLTSSELDFQPQQELMLQITNASLGLRFRRQLLYWFLKVYDFLSTFITSGMRFLLNQQICPVLYHAGTVLLNALLDTVPVRSSVDELVGIDYSLMKDPVASTSNLDMDFRGAFFPLTERNWSLPNRAVEPQLQEEERMVYVAFSEFFFDSAMESYFRAGALQLSLVGDKVPHDLDILLRATYFGSIVLLSPAVIDSPLKLELRVLAPPRCTIKPSGTTVSVTASVTIALVPPDKPEVQLSSMTMDARLSAKMALRGKALRTQLDLRRFRIYSNHSALESLALIPLQAPLKTMLQIGVMPMLNERTWRGVQIPLPEGINFVREVVTNHAGFLTIGADLHFAKGLREVIEKNRPADIGASTAPPPSTAAV from the exons ATGGCCCTCTTCGGGGCTCTCTTCCTGGCGCTGCTGGCAGGCGCTCACGCAGAGTTCCCAGGCTGCAAGATCCGCGTCACCTCCAAGGCGCTGGAGCTGG TGAAGCAAGAGGGACTGCGCTTTCTGGAACAAGAGCTGGAGACCATCACCATTCCGGACCTGCGGGGCAAAGAAGGCCACTTCTACTACAACATCTCTGA GGTGAAGGTCACAGAGCTGCAGCTGACATCTTCCGAGCTCGATTTCCAGCCACAGCAGGAGCTGATGCTACAAATCACCAACGCCTCCTTGGGGCTGCGCTTCCGGAGACAGCTGCTCTACTGGTTCTT GAAGGTGTATGATTTTCTCTCCACGTTCATCACCTCAGGGATGCGCTTCCTCCTCAACCAGCAG ATCTGCCCCGTACTCTACCACGCAGGGACGGTCTTGCTCAACGCCCTCCTGGACACCGTGCCTG TGCGCAGTTCTGTGGACGAGCTTGTTGGCATTGACTATTCCCTCATGAAGGATCCTGTGGCTTCCACCAGCAACCTGGACATGGACTTCCGG GGGGCCTTCTTCCCCCTGACCGAGAGGAACTGGAGCCTCCCCAACCGGGCGGTGGAGCCCCAGCTGCAGGAGGAGGAGCGGATGGTGTATGTGGCCTTCTCTGAGTTCTTCTTCGATTCTGCCATGGAGAGCTACTTCCGGGCGGGGGCGCTGCAACTGTCGCTGGTGGGGGACAAG GTGCCCCATGACCTGGACATACTGCTGAGGGCCACCTACTTTGGGAGCATTGTCCTGCTG AGCCCAGCAGTGATTGACTCCCCACTGAAGCTGGAGCTGCGGGTCCTGGCCCCACCACGCTGCACCATCAAGCCCTCTGGCACCACCGTCTCTGTCACTGCTAGCGTCACCATCGCCCTGGTCCCACCCGACAAGCCTGAGGTCCAGCTGTCCAGCATGACTATG GACGCCCGTCTCAGCGCCAAGATGGCTCTCCGGGGGAAGGCCCTGCGCACACAGCTGGACCTGCGCAG GTTCCGAATCTATTCCAACCATTCTGCACTGGAGTCGCTGGCT CTGATCCCCTTACAGGCCCCTCTGAAGACCATGTTGCAGATCGGGGTGATGCCCATGCTCAACG AGCGGACCTGGCGTGGGGTGCAGATCCCACTACCTGAGGGCATCAACTTTGTGCGTGAAGTGGTGACGAACCATGCG GGCTTCCTCACCATCGGGGCTGATCTCCACTTTGCCAAAGGGCTGCGAGAGGTGATTGAGAAGAACCGGCCTGCCGACATCGGGGCGTCCACTGCCCCCCCACCCTCCACAGCTGCTGTGTGA
- the PLTP gene encoding phospholipid transfer protein isoform X4: protein MGLSGSDNSCDPTPPPGPLAMALFGALFLALLAGAHAEFPGCKIRVTSKALELVKQEGLRFLEQELETITIPDLRGKEGHFYYNISEVKVTELQLTSSELDFQPQQELMLQITNASLGLRFRRQLLYWFLKVYDFLSTFITSGMRFLLNQQICPVLYHAGTVLLNALLDTVPVRSSVDELVGIDYSLMKDPVASTSNLDMDFRGAFFPLTERNWSLPNRAVEPQLQEEERMVYVAFSEFFFDSAMESYFRAGALQLSLVGDKVPHDLDILLRATYFGSIVLLSPAVIDSPLKLELRVLAPPRCTIKPSGTTVSVTASVTIALVPPDKPEVQLSSMTMDARLSAKMALRGKALRTQLDLRRFRIYSNHSALESLALIPLQAPLKTMLQIGVMPMLNERTWRGVQIPLPEGINFVREVVTNHAGFLTIGADLHFAKGLREVIEKNRPADIGASTAPPPSTAAV from the exons ATGGGTTTAAGCGGCTCAGACAACTCCTGcgaccccaccccacccccaggcccgCTCGCCATGGCCCTCTTCGGGGCTCTCTTCCTGGCGCTGCTGGCAGGCGCTCACGCAGAGTTCCCAGGCTGCAAGATCCGCGTCACCTCCAAGGCGCTGGAGCTGG TGAAGCAAGAGGGACTGCGCTTTCTGGAACAAGAGCTGGAGACCATCACCATTCCGGACCTGCGGGGCAAAGAAGGCCACTTCTACTACAACATCTCTGA GGTGAAGGTCACAGAGCTGCAGCTGACATCTTCCGAGCTCGATTTCCAGCCACAGCAGGAGCTGATGCTACAAATCACCAACGCCTCCTTGGGGCTGCGCTTCCGGAGACAGCTGCTCTACTGGTTCTT GAAGGTGTATGATTTTCTCTCCACGTTCATCACCTCAGGGATGCGCTTCCTCCTCAACCAGCAG ATCTGCCCCGTACTCTACCACGCAGGGACGGTCTTGCTCAACGCCCTCCTGGACACCGTGCCTG TGCGCAGTTCTGTGGACGAGCTTGTTGGCATTGACTATTCCCTCATGAAGGATCCTGTGGCTTCCACCAGCAACCTGGACATGGACTTCCGG GGGGCCTTCTTCCCCCTGACCGAGAGGAACTGGAGCCTCCCCAACCGGGCGGTGGAGCCCCAGCTGCAGGAGGAGGAGCGGATGGTGTATGTGGCCTTCTCTGAGTTCTTCTTCGATTCTGCCATGGAGAGCTACTTCCGGGCGGGGGCGCTGCAACTGTCGCTGGTGGGGGACAAG GTGCCCCATGACCTGGACATACTGCTGAGGGCCACCTACTTTGGGAGCATTGTCCTGCTG AGCCCAGCAGTGATTGACTCCCCACTGAAGCTGGAGCTGCGGGTCCTGGCCCCACCACGCTGCACCATCAAGCCCTCTGGCACCACCGTCTCTGTCACTGCTAGCGTCACCATCGCCCTGGTCCCACCCGACAAGCCTGAGGTCCAGCTGTCCAGCATGACTATG GACGCCCGTCTCAGCGCCAAGATGGCTCTCCGGGGGAAGGCCCTGCGCACACAGCTGGACCTGCGCAG GTTCCGAATCTATTCCAACCATTCTGCACTGGAGTCGCTGGCT CTGATCCCCTTACAGGCCCCTCTGAAGACCATGTTGCAGATCGGGGTGATGCCCATGCTCAACG AGCGGACCTGGCGTGGGGTGCAGATCCCACTACCTGAGGGCATCAACTTTGTGCGTGAAGTGGTGACGAACCATGCG GGCTTCCTCACCATCGGGGCTGATCTCCACTTTGCCAAAGGGCTGCGAGAGGTGATTGAGAAGAACCGGCCTGCCGACATCGGGGCGTCCACTGCCCCCCCACCCTCCACAGCTGCTGTGTGA
- the PLTP gene encoding phospholipid transfer protein isoform X1 encodes MGLSGSDNSCDPTPPPGPLAMALFGALFLALLAGAHAEFPGCKIRVTSKALELVKQEGLRFLEQELETITIPDLRGKEGHFYYNISEVKVTELQLTSSELDFQPQQELMLQITNASLGLRFRRQLLYWFFYDGGYINASAEGVSIRTGLELSRDPAGRMKVSNVSCQASVSRMHVAFGGTFKKVYDFLSTFITSGMRFLLNQQICPVLYHAGTVLLNALLDTVPVRSSVDELVGIDYSLMKDPVASTSNLDMDFRGAFFPLTERNWSLPNRAVEPQLQEEERMVYVAFSEFFFDSAMESYFRAGALQLSLVGDKVPHDLDILLRATYFGSIVLLSPAVIDSPLKLELRVLAPPRCTIKPSGTTVSVTASVTIALVPPDKPEVQLSSMTMDARLSAKMALRGKALRTQLDLRRFRIYSNHSALESLALIPLQAPLKTMLQIGVMPMLNERTWRGVQIPLPEGINFVREVVTNHAGFLTIGADLHFAKGLREVIEKNRPADIGASTAPPPSTAAV; translated from the exons ATGGGTTTAAGCGGCTCAGACAACTCCTGcgaccccaccccacccccaggcccgCTCGCCATGGCCCTCTTCGGGGCTCTCTTCCTGGCGCTGCTGGCAGGCGCTCACGCAGAGTTCCCAGGCTGCAAGATCCGCGTCACCTCCAAGGCGCTGGAGCTGG TGAAGCAAGAGGGACTGCGCTTTCTGGAACAAGAGCTGGAGACCATCACCATTCCGGACCTGCGGGGCAAAGAAGGCCACTTCTACTACAACATCTCTGA GGTGAAGGTCACAGAGCTGCAGCTGACATCTTCCGAGCTCGATTTCCAGCCACAGCAGGAGCTGATGCTACAAATCACCAACGCCTCCTTGGGGCTGCGCTTCCGGAGACAGCTGCTCTACTGGTTCTT CTATGATGGTGGCTACATCAACGCCTCAGCTGAGGGTGTGTCCATCCGCACTGGTCTGGAGCTCTCCCGGGATCCTGCTGGACGGATGAAAGTGTCCAATGTCTCCTGCCAGGCCTCTGTCTCCAGAATGCACGTGGCCTTCGGGGGAACCTTCAA GAAGGTGTATGATTTTCTCTCCACGTTCATCACCTCAGGGATGCGCTTCCTCCTCAACCAGCAG ATCTGCCCCGTACTCTACCACGCAGGGACGGTCTTGCTCAACGCCCTCCTGGACACCGTGCCTG TGCGCAGTTCTGTGGACGAGCTTGTTGGCATTGACTATTCCCTCATGAAGGATCCTGTGGCTTCCACCAGCAACCTGGACATGGACTTCCGG GGGGCCTTCTTCCCCCTGACCGAGAGGAACTGGAGCCTCCCCAACCGGGCGGTGGAGCCCCAGCTGCAGGAGGAGGAGCGGATGGTGTATGTGGCCTTCTCTGAGTTCTTCTTCGATTCTGCCATGGAGAGCTACTTCCGGGCGGGGGCGCTGCAACTGTCGCTGGTGGGGGACAAG GTGCCCCATGACCTGGACATACTGCTGAGGGCCACCTACTTTGGGAGCATTGTCCTGCTG AGCCCAGCAGTGATTGACTCCCCACTGAAGCTGGAGCTGCGGGTCCTGGCCCCACCACGCTGCACCATCAAGCCCTCTGGCACCACCGTCTCTGTCACTGCTAGCGTCACCATCGCCCTGGTCCCACCCGACAAGCCTGAGGTCCAGCTGTCCAGCATGACTATG GACGCCCGTCTCAGCGCCAAGATGGCTCTCCGGGGGAAGGCCCTGCGCACACAGCTGGACCTGCGCAG GTTCCGAATCTATTCCAACCATTCTGCACTGGAGTCGCTGGCT CTGATCCCCTTACAGGCCCCTCTGAAGACCATGTTGCAGATCGGGGTGATGCCCATGCTCAACG AGCGGACCTGGCGTGGGGTGCAGATCCCACTACCTGAGGGCATCAACTTTGTGCGTGAAGTGGTGACGAACCATGCG GGCTTCCTCACCATCGGGGCTGATCTCCACTTTGCCAAAGGGCTGCGAGAGGTGATTGAGAAGAACCGGCCTGCCGACATCGGGGCGTCCACTGCCCCCCCACCCTCCACAGCTGCTGTGTGA